Proteins encoded by one window of Lycium barbarum isolate Lr01 chromosome 11, ASM1917538v2, whole genome shotgun sequence:
- the LOC132617149 gene encoding uncharacterized protein LOC132617149, translating to MSKTTTYQEEEFHDSLDRLLSSTNTSCSSSPSSDNEEDDLKDLNFNFGPPSYDVWISEPSSVEERRIRLLSQMGLTRDPTRHRPSLSYSAAADYDAYDRPEGIFGRSVSANHLKCGEGISNSIINSEISSVCGMGRSKSDSDRNSSNNCCCCCSNSVRKDTEIVSMNSSSLSSVQVNKVNGVGVDGIVVNNNRNRSKSLSEDLLRNGNGSPKKPPTGKTKTDVHNNEVEERLESNGDLGIEEQVCTIKSLDDGKEFVVKEIKEDGTLKKVKEVGTGRQLTMEEFEMCVGTSPIVQELMRRQNVEDGNKDNLDCNTNEDGETGPKSKKKGSWLKSIKNVAGAMTGYKERRSSDERDTSSEKGGRRSSSATDDSQDASFHGPERVRVRQYGKSCKELTALYKSQEILAHNGAIWTIKFSLDGKYLASAGEDCVIHVWQVTESERKGDLLLDKPEDGNLNLLLLANVSPEPTTMSPNDGHPEKKRRGRLSISRKSASFDHVLVPETVFALSEKPICSFQGHVDDVLDLSWSKSQHLLSSSMDKTVRLWHLSSNSCLKVFSHSDYVTCIQFNPVDDRYFISGSLDAKVRIWSIPERQVVDWNDLHEMVTAACYTPDGQGAFVGSYKGNCRLYNTSDNKLQQKAQINLQNKKKKAHQKKITGFQFVPGSTSEVLVTSADSRIRVVDAADLVHKFKGFHNTNSQISASVSADGRYVVCASEDSHVYIWKHEGDSRPSRNRGVTITQSYEHFHCQDVSMAIPWPGISDNLRFPGSSFGEEQNGHADRIDEASTANHPPTPIEENGTECSPLVSGCSNSPLHGTLSSAMNSYFFDKFSATWPEEKLLLATKNRSPRVSIDASVDYSNGLNQSKSAWGLVIVTAGRRGEIRTFQNFGLPIRI from the exons atgagcaaaactacaacatACCAAGAAGAAGAATTTCACGACTCTCTTGACCGTTTACTATCATCAACTAACACTTCTTGttcttcatctccttcttcaGATAACGAAGAAGACGATTTAAAAGATCTTAATTTCAACTTTGGTCCCCCAAGTTATGATGTTTGGATCTCTGAACCCTCATCTGTTGAAGAACGACGTATTCGTTTACTCAGTCAAATGGGTCTTACCCGTGACCCGACCCGACACAGACCTTCGCTTTCATACTCTGCTGCTGCTGACTATGATGCTTATGATAGACCTGAGGGTATTTTTGGCAGATCGGTTTCAGCAAATCATTTGAAGTGTGGTGAGGGTATTTCTAATAGTATTATTAATTCTGAAATTAGTAGTGTTTGTGGGATGGGACGATCAAAATCGGATAGTGATCGTAATTCCTCgaataattgttgttgttgttgttcgaaTTCAGTTCGTAAAGATACTGAAATTGTTTCCATGAATTCTAGTTCCTTGTCATCAGTACAAGTAAATAAGGTCAATGGGGTTGGGGTTGATGGTATAGTTGTAAATAATAACCGAAATCGTAGTAAAAGTCTCAGCGAGGATCTATTGCGTAATGGCAATGGATCCCCGAAAAAGCCACCCACAGGAAAGACGAAAACTGATGTGCACAATAATGAGGTGGAGGAACGGTTGGAATCTAACGGAGATCTTGGAATTGAAGAGCAAGTGTGTACAATAAAGAGTCTTGATGATGGGAAGGAGTTTGTTGTTAAGGAGATTAAGGAAGACGGGACGTTGAAAAAAGTCAAGGAGGTGGGTACAGGAAGGCAGTTGACCATGGAAGAGTTTGAGATGTGTGTTGGGACTTCACCAATTGTTCAAGAACTAATGAGAAGGCAGAATGTAGAGGATGGGAATAAGGATAATTTGGATTGTAATACAAATGAGGATGGTGAAACTGGACCCAAGTCGAAGAAGAAGGGAAGTTGGTTGAAGAGTATCAAAAATGTGGCTGGTGCTATGACAGGTTATAAGGAGCGGCGGAGCAGTGATGAGAGGGATACATCATCTGAGAAAGGTGGCAGAAGGTCGAGCTCAGCAACGGATGATAGTCAAGATGCTTCTTTTCATGGGCCTGAAAGAGTACGGGTTCGACAGTACGGGAAGTCGTGCAAAGAACTTACAGCACTGTATAAGAGCCAAGAGATACTGGCACATAATGGGGCTATTTGGACCATCAAATTTAGTTTGGACGGGAAGTATCTCGCTAGTGCTGGTGAGGACTGTGTAATACATGTCTGGCAGGTTACTGAATCAGAGAGGAAGGGTGACCTATTGCTGGATAAACCAGAAGATGGGAATTTAAATCTCTTGCTTTTGGCGAATGTGTCTCCCGAGCCAACTACAATGTCACCAAATGATGGCCACCCGGAGAAGAAAAGAAGAGGAAGGTTGTCTATAAGTCGAAAATCAGCGAGCTTTGACCATGTTTTGGTACCAGAGACTGTTTTCGCACTTTCAGAAAAGCCTATCTGTTCATTTCAGGGCCATGTGGATGATGTGCTTGACCTCTCATGGTCCAAGTCCCAG CATTTGCTTTCATCGTCAATGGACAAAACAGTGCGGCTTTGGCATTTGTCTAGCAACTCTTGTTTGAAGGTCTTCTCACACAGTGATTATG TAACCTGCATCCAGTTTAACCCTGTTGATGATAGATACTTTATCAGTGGGTCGCTGGATGCTAAGGTTCGCATATGGAGCATTCCCGAGAGGCAAGTTGTTGATTGGAATGATCTGCATGAGATGGTCACTGCCGCATGCTATACACCAGATGGTCAG GGTGCATTTGTTGGTTCATACAAGGGGAATTGTCGTCTCTACAACACATCAG ATAATAAACTGCAGCAAAAAGCTCAAATCAATCtgcagaataagaagaagaaggcTCACCAGAAGAAAATTACTGGCTTCCAG TTTGTGCCAGGGAGTACATCAGAAGTGCTTGTAACATCTGCCGACTCAAGAATTCGGGTGGTTGATGCTGCTGATCTTGTTCACAAGTTCAAAG GTTTTCACAACACAAACAGCCAAATCTCAGCTTCTGTGTCTGCTGATGGTAGATATGTGGTCTGTGCCAGTGAGGACTCGCATGTCTATATCTGGAAACATGAAGGTGATTCTCGGCCAAGCAGGAATAGAGGTGTTACCATTACGCAGTCATATGAGCATTTCCATTGTCAAGATGTTTCAATGGCCATTCCTTGGCCTGGCATATCCGATAATTTGAGATTTCCCGGTTCCTCATTTGGGGAGGAACAAAATGGTCATGCTGATCGTATCGATGAGGCGTCCACTGCCAACCATCCGCCAACACCCATTGAAGAGAATGGCACTGAGTGCTCACCGCTAGTATCTGGCTGTAGTAACAGTCCTCTTCATGGGACTTTAAGTAGCGCCATGAACAGCTACTTCTTTGATAAATTCTCAGCAACATGGCCCGAGGAAAAACTCTTGTTAGCTACTAAAAATCGTAGCCCTCGTGTCAGTATAGATGCTAGTGTTGACTACTCCAACGGTTTAAACCAGTCCAAGTCTGCCTGGGGTTTGGTCATTGTAACCGCAGGTCGAAGAGGAGAAATCAGGACTTTCCAAAATTTTGGACTACCAATCAGAATATAG
- the LOC132617150 gene encoding lanC-like protein GCR2, producing the protein MAERYYRNEMPDLSIQELAPEHAKDSLSKLLSLPYDTISQRLKQDAINLKDEVVRETWAAKGRRVHDYRLYTGTLGTAYLLFRSYQVTGNKDDLTLCSEIIQSCDSACGGSGPPTFIGGHAGIYALGAVAAKNSGDDQLFEHYLTKFKEIKLPIDLPDDLFYGRAGYLWSCSFLNKHLGKGTISISQMRAIVNELIKSGRKVSKLENLKSPLMYESRGKRYWGAAHGLAGVMNVLLDMELKEDEIEDVKATLRYMIKNRFSSGNYRTSEGDERDELVHWCHGAPGVALTLAKAAKVFGDEDFLEAAREAGEVVWKRGLLKRIGICHGISGNAYVFLSLYRLTGKEEYLYKAKAFACFLHDRAHTFISEGIMHRGDHPFSLFEGIGGMAYLFLDLVEPSESRFPAYEI; encoded by the exons atGGCAGAACGTTACTACCGTAATGAAATGCCTGACCTTTCAATTCAGGAATTGGCTCCTGAACATGCAAAAGACTCTCTCTCTAAGCTTCTTTCTCTTCCTTATGACACTATTTCTCAAAGGCTCAAGCAAGATGCTATCAACCTCAAAGATGAA GTTGTGAGGGAGACATGGGCAGCTAAAGGAAGACGAGTACACGACTACAGGCTCTACACTGGCACTTTAGGGACTGCTTATTTGCTATTTAGATCATACCAAGTTACTGGAAACAAGGATGATCTTACACTTTGCTCTGAAATTATTCAGTCTTGTGATTCTGCTTGTGGTGGTTCAGG ACCACCTACATTTATAGGCGGCCATGCAGGTATTTATGCTCTTGGTGCTGTTGCTGCAAAGAACAGTGGTGATGATCAGTTATTTGAACACTATCTGACAAAATTCAAGGAG ATTAAACTTCCAATAGATCTTCCAGACGACTTGTTCTATGGCAGAGCAGGGTACTTATGGTCATGTTCTTTCTTAAATAAACATCTTGGCAAAGGCACAATATCCATCTCCCAAATG AGAGCAATTGTGAATGAACTCATCAAGTCAGGTAGAAAAGTGTCTAAATTAGAAAACCTCAAATCCCCTTTAATGTACGAGTCGAGGGGGAAAAGGTACTGGGGAGCAGCTCATGGATTAGCTGGTGTTATGAATGTTTTACTGGACATGGAACTGAAAGAAGATGAGATTGAAGATGTCAAGGCAACATTAAGGTACATGATCAAGAATCGATTTTCAAGCGGAAATTATCGTACTAGTGAAGGAGATGAACGGGATGAACTTGTCCATTGGTGTCATGGTGCTCCTGGCGTTGCTCTTACCCTTGCCAAAGCAGCTAAG GTTTTTGGTGATGAGGACTTTCTGGAAGCAGCCAGAGAAGCAGGGGAGGTTGTGTGGAAGCGGGGTTTGCTTAAACGAATTGGGATATGTCATGGAATAAGTGGAAATGCCTATGTTTTTCTTTCACTTTATCGATTAACGGGCAAAGAGGAGTACTTGTACAAGGCAAAAGCATTTGCTTGTTTTCTACATGACAGAGCTCATACTTTTATCTCTGAGGGTATTATGCACCGGGGTGATCATCCTTTCTCCTTGTTTGAAGGCATTGGAGGAATGGCTTACCTATTTTTGGATCTTGTTGAACCATCTGAGTCTAGGTTCCCTGCTTATGAAATCTAA
- the LOC132617549 gene encoding lanC-like protein GCL2 isoform X1 produces MADRFFANTMPSFMDETTVVEGAKDPLSELLYLPYGTVTQKLKRVALDLKETRKWQQISADFQRLVISTKTICVQSHSNLAKEREQISFLGKRFIVKETWACKGGRVSDYSIYTGALGTAFLLFKAYQVTHDKNDLSLCSDIIKACGSASRGSGRVTFICGQAGVYALGAVVAKHTGNEQLCDHYLTKFKEIELPKDLPNELLYGRAGFLWACSFLNKNIGSNTISPTQMQAVVAEVIKSGRKMGKGRCPLMYEWHGKKYWGAAHGLAGIMYVLMDMELKADETEDVKATLRYMIRNRFPSGNYPSSEGSESDRLVHWCHGAPGVALTLIKAAKVYSSDEFLQAAAEAAEVVWNRGLLKRVGICHGVSGNSYVFLSLYRLTGKVEYLYKAKAFACFLHARAHTLISEGVMHGGDRPYSLFEGIGGMAYLFLDMIEPMETRFPAYEL; encoded by the exons ATGGCAGACCGTTTCTTTGCAAACACCATGCCTAGTTTCATGGATGAAACTACAGTTGTTGAAGGAGCAAAAGATCCACTATCAGAGCTTCTGTATTTGCCTTATGGAACTGTAACTCAGAAGCTCAAAAGGGTTGCTTTGGACCTCAAAGAAACG AGAAAGTGGCAACAAATCAG TGCAGATTTCCAAAGGCTTGTCATATCCACTAAAACTATTTGCGTACAATCCCATAGCAATCTCGCAAAGGAGAGGGAGCAAATATCATTTTTAGGAAAGCGTTTC ATTGTGAAGGAAACATGGGCATGTAAAGGGGGCCGTGTGAGTGATTATTCAATCTACACTGGAGCTTTGGGAACTGCTTTTTTGTTATTTAAAGCTTACCAAGTTACTCATGACAAGAATGATCTTTCTCTTTGTTCTGATATTATCAAGGCTTGCGGCTCTGCTTCCCGCGGTTCTGG GCGTGTGACTTTCATTTGTGGACAGGCTGGTGTTTATGCTCTTGGTGCAGTTGTTGCCAAACACACTGGGAATGAACAGTTGTGTGACCACTATCTGACAAAATTCAAagag ATTGAGCTTCCTAAAGATCTCCCAAATGAGCTGTTGTACGGGAGAGCTGGTTTCTTGTGGGCCTGTTCATTCTTAAACAAAAATATTGGTAGCAATACAATATCACCTACCCAAATG CAAGCAGTTGTTGCTGAGGTTATAAAGTCTGGACGAAAAATGGGGAAAGGAAGATGTCCTCTAATGTACGAATGGCATGGAAAAAAATACTGGGGTGCTGCTCATGGGCTAGCTGGGATAATGTATGTACTTATGGACATGGAACTGAAAGCAGACGAGACCGAGGATGTGAAGGCCACACTTCGTTACATGATCCGAAATCGTTTTCCTAGTGGAAATTACCCCTCAAGTGAAGGAAGTGAATCTGATCGACTTGTGCATTGGTGCCATGGTGCTCCAGGTGTCGCCCTTACTCTAATCAAAGCAGCTAAG GTTTACAGCAGTGACGAGTTTCTGCAGGCAGCTGCAGAAGCAGCTGAGGTGGTTTGGAATCGGGGCTTACTCAAACGGGTGGGAATTTGTCATGGTGTTAGTGGAAATTCCTATGTATTTCTTTCACTATATCGTTTGACAGGTAAAGTGGAGTACTTGTACAAGGCGAAGGCATTTGCCTGCTTTCTGCACGCTAGAGCTCACACACTTATATCAGAGGGAGTTATGCATGGAGGTGATCGCCCATACTCGCTGTTTGAAGGAATTGGAGGAATGGCTTATCTCTTTCTTGACATGATAGAACCAATGGAGACAAGGTTCCCTGCATATGAACTCTAA
- the LOC132617549 gene encoding lanC-like protein GCR2 isoform X2, with protein sequence MADRFFANTMPSFMDETTVVEGAKDPLSELLYLPYGTVTQKLKRVALDLKETIVKETWACKGGRVSDYSIYTGALGTAFLLFKAYQVTHDKNDLSLCSDIIKACGSASRGSGRVTFICGQAGVYALGAVVAKHTGNEQLCDHYLTKFKEIELPKDLPNELLYGRAGFLWACSFLNKNIGSNTISPTQMQAVVAEVIKSGRKMGKGRCPLMYEWHGKKYWGAAHGLAGIMYVLMDMELKADETEDVKATLRYMIRNRFPSGNYPSSEGSESDRLVHWCHGAPGVALTLIKAAKVYSSDEFLQAAAEAAEVVWNRGLLKRVGICHGVSGNSYVFLSLYRLTGKVEYLYKAKAFACFLHARAHTLISEGVMHGGDRPYSLFEGIGGMAYLFLDMIEPMETRFPAYEL encoded by the exons ATGGCAGACCGTTTCTTTGCAAACACCATGCCTAGTTTCATGGATGAAACTACAGTTGTTGAAGGAGCAAAAGATCCACTATCAGAGCTTCTGTATTTGCCTTATGGAACTGTAACTCAGAAGCTCAAAAGGGTTGCTTTGGACCTCAAAGAAACG ATTGTGAAGGAAACATGGGCATGTAAAGGGGGCCGTGTGAGTGATTATTCAATCTACACTGGAGCTTTGGGAACTGCTTTTTTGTTATTTAAAGCTTACCAAGTTACTCATGACAAGAATGATCTTTCTCTTTGTTCTGATATTATCAAGGCTTGCGGCTCTGCTTCCCGCGGTTCTGG GCGTGTGACTTTCATTTGTGGACAGGCTGGTGTTTATGCTCTTGGTGCAGTTGTTGCCAAACACACTGGGAATGAACAGTTGTGTGACCACTATCTGACAAAATTCAAagag ATTGAGCTTCCTAAAGATCTCCCAAATGAGCTGTTGTACGGGAGAGCTGGTTTCTTGTGGGCCTGTTCATTCTTAAACAAAAATATTGGTAGCAATACAATATCACCTACCCAAATG CAAGCAGTTGTTGCTGAGGTTATAAAGTCTGGACGAAAAATGGGGAAAGGAAGATGTCCTCTAATGTACGAATGGCATGGAAAAAAATACTGGGGTGCTGCTCATGGGCTAGCTGGGATAATGTATGTACTTATGGACATGGAACTGAAAGCAGACGAGACCGAGGATGTGAAGGCCACACTTCGTTACATGATCCGAAATCGTTTTCCTAGTGGAAATTACCCCTCAAGTGAAGGAAGTGAATCTGATCGACTTGTGCATTGGTGCCATGGTGCTCCAGGTGTCGCCCTTACTCTAATCAAAGCAGCTAAG GTTTACAGCAGTGACGAGTTTCTGCAGGCAGCTGCAGAAGCAGCTGAGGTGGTTTGGAATCGGGGCTTACTCAAACGGGTGGGAATTTGTCATGGTGTTAGTGGAAATTCCTATGTATTTCTTTCACTATATCGTTTGACAGGTAAAGTGGAGTACTTGTACAAGGCGAAGGCATTTGCCTGCTTTCTGCACGCTAGAGCTCACACACTTATATCAGAGGGAGTTATGCATGGAGGTGATCGCCCATACTCGCTGTTTGAAGGAATTGGAGGAATGGCTTATCTCTTTCTTGACATGATAGAACCAATGGAGACAAGGTTCCCTGCATATGAACTCTAA